The following are from one region of the Periophthalmus magnuspinnatus isolate fPerMag1 chromosome 5, fPerMag1.2.pri, whole genome shotgun sequence genome:
- the elf3 gene encoding ETS-related transcription factor Elf-3 gives MAAPSLSSVLTNANLTMYQSGVPDLIPPQHIGRTSPTEYAGNTSPVPGQWYEQASPLCWTLENVLEWISDNIEGTNFDARSLNLAYCALDGPSLCKMSQNDMIGVFGPQLGPHLHQSLLKHKAKHEFQFLSASDLNETCELLDTFLDKLKYPLLSTITFGQSLQNAGDISPKKETSFCEDYDLSPLSMELTTLTDTGNYSDQHSDSDLSSSSNSCLFSGLRTPESTSGESDPEFFSPCNYKIKSEKNVEEYCQKRRGRPPKGSRDHNSLYSPKKSKHAPRGTHLWEFIRDILIYPEKNHGLLKWEDRREGVFKFLKSEAVAQMWGQKKKNSSMTYEKLSRAMRYYYKRDILERVDGRRLVYKFGKNASGWRLNELPSVM, from the exons ATGGCTGCCCCAAGTCTCAGCAGTGTCCTGACTAATGCCAACCTCACCATGTACCAGAGCGGGGTGCCCGACCTGATACCACCGCAGCACATTGGCCGGACAAGCCCAACAGAATACGCAGGCAATACCA GTCCTGTCCCAGGGCAGTGGTATGAGCAGGCAAGTCCGCTCTGCTGGACACTGGAGAACGTTCTGGAGTGGATCAGTGATAACATTGAAGGCACAAACTTCGACGCCCGCTCCCTGAACCTGGCGTACTGTGCTCTGGACGGTCCCAGTCTGTGCAAGATGTCCCAGAACGACATGATCGGAGTGTTTGGCCCACAGCTCGGACCTCACCTGCACCAGAGTCTACTCAAGCACAAAGCCAAGCATG AATTCCAGTTCCTGTCTGCATCAGATCTGAATGAGACATGTGAACTCCTGGACACCTTCCTGGACAAACTGAAATATCCGCTGCTCAGCACCATCACCTTCGGCCAAAGCCTCCAGAATG CTGGAGACATTTCCCCCAAAAAGGAGACCTCCTTCTGTGAGGACTATGACCTGAGCCCCCTCAGCATGGAACTCACGACACTGACAGACACAGGCAACTACTCTGATCAACACTCGGACAGCGATCTCAGCTCATCCTCCAACA GTTGTCTATTCTCCGGTTTACGCACGCCAGAATCCACAAGTGGAGAATCTGACCCAGAGTTCTTTTCCCCTTGCAACTACA AAATCAAATCTGAGAAGAATGTGGAGGAATATTGTCAGAAGCGAAGGGGACGACCTCCTAAAGGAAGCAGAGATCACAACAGTCTGTACAGCCCAAAGAAGAGCAAGCACG CTCCACGAGGCACTCACCTGTGGGAGTTCATCCGCGACATCCTGATCTACCCCGAGAAGAACCATGGTCTGCTCAAGTGGGAGGACCGCAGAGAGGGGGTCTTCAAGTTCCTCAAGTCCGAGGCCGTGGCCCAGATGTGGggtcagaagaagaagaacagcagcaTGACCTATGAGAAGTTAAGCCGCGCTATGAG GTACTATTACAAGCGTGACATCCTGGAGCGTGTCGACGGCAGGAGACTGGTGTACAAATTTGGGAAGAACGCCAGCGGCTGGAGGTTGAACGAGCTGCCTTCAGTCATGTGA
- the aldh1l1 gene encoding cytosolic 10-formyltetrahydrofolate dehydrogenase isoform X1 codes for MKIAVIGQSLFGQEVYKELRKEGHTIVGVFTIPDNDGKADPLAVEAEKDGVPVFKFPRWRVKGQAIPEVVSQYSATGAELNVLPFCSQFIPMEVINHPKHGSIIYHPSLLPRHRGASAINWTLIHGDKKGGFTVFWADDGLDTGPILLQRECDVEPDDTVNSIYKRFLFPEGVKGTVEAVRLIAEGKAPRITQPQEGATYECIQKKANAKIDWNQTAEALHNWIRGNDKVPGAWAEVDGKNVTFYGSTLVGNGTAAQGQPLEIPGASQPGLVTKGGLMLFGNDGKTLLVKNLQFDDGKMIPASQYFSAGKTSAVELTEEEKALAEQMRAVWQSILTNVSQVQDSTDFFKSGAASMDVVRLVEEVKLLSSNCQLQNEDIYMNSTFQEFIQMCVRKLRGEDEEEELVVDYVEVDINKMTVKMPHQLFINGEFVDAAGGKTYKSINPTTGTALCNVSLAQISDVDRAVAAAKEAFENGEWGKMNPRDRGRLIYKLADLMEQHQEELATIESLDSGAVYTLALKTHIGMSIQTFRYFAGWCDKIEGSTIPINQARPNRNITFTRREPIGVCAIVIPWNYPLMMLAWKTAACLAAGNTVVLKPAQVTPLTALKFAELAARAGFPKGVINILPGSGALVGQRMSDHPDVRKLGFTGSTEIGKHIMKSCAVSNVKKVSLELGGKSPLIIFSDCDMDKAVRMGMSSVFFNKGENCIAAGRLFVEDTIHDQFVKKVVEEVKKMKIGDPLDRATDHGPQNHKAHLDKLVEFCQTGVKEGATLVYGGKQLERPGFFFEPTIFTDVQDHMFIAKEESFGPVMIISKFKSGEVDDVLRRANDTEYGLASGVFTKDISKALYVSERLNAGTVFVNTYNKTDVAAPFGGFKQSGFGKDLGKEALNEYLKTKAVTIEY; via the exons ATGAAGATCGCAGTGATTGGTCAGAGCCTGTTTGGCCAGGAAGTGTACAAGGAGTTGAGGAAAGAAGGCCACACCATCGTAGGAGTCTTCACTATTCCTGATAATGACGGCAAAGCAGACCCCTTGG CCGTGGAAGCAGAGAAGGATGGCGTGCCCGTGTTTAAGTTCCCTCGCTGGAGAGTGAAGGGTCAGGCCATCCCCGAGGTGGTGAGCCAGTACTCTGCCACTGGCGCTGAGCTCAACGTGCTTCCGTTCTGCTCCCAGTTCATCCCCATGGAGGTCATCAACCACCCCAAACATGGCTCCATCATCTACCATCCTTCTCTGCTGCCCCGCCACAGAGGAGCCTCTGCCATCAACTG GACTTTGATCCACGGTGATAAGAAAGGAGGCTTCACTGTATTTTGGGCAGATGATGGTCTGGACACTGGACCTATCCTGCTGCAGAGAGAGTGTGATGTGGAGCCAGATGACACGGTCAACTCCATCTACAAGAGGTTCCTGTTCCCTGAGGGCGTCAAGGGCACG GTAGAAGCAGTGAGGCTAATCGCAGAGGGAAAAGCTCCAAGGATCACCCAGCCACAAGAGGGCGCTACCTATGAGTGCATCCAGAAGAAGGCAAACGCAAAG ATTGACTGGAACCAGACAGCAGAAGCCCTTCACAACTGGATCAGAGGGAACGACAAAGTCCCTGGAGCATGGGCCGAAGTAGACGGAAAG AATGTGACTTTCTATGGCTCTACTCTGGTTGGAAATGGGACTGCAGCACAAGGACAGCCACTGGAGATCCCTGGGGCGAGTCAGCCTGGACTGGTGACCAAAGGAGGACTGATGCTGTTTGGCAATGATGGCAAAACA CTTTTGGTGAAGAACCTGCAGTTTGATGATGGAAAGATGATCCCTGCCTCGCAGTACTTCAGTGCAGGGAAGACCTCTGCTGTGGAgctgacagaggaggagaaagctCTGGCTGAGCAGATGAGA GCTGTGTGGCAAAGCATTCTGACCAATGTCAGTCAAGTCCAGGACTCCACGGACTTCTTTAAGTCTGGAGCAGCTTCCATGGATGTGGTCAG ACTTGTGGAAGAGGTGAAGCTGCTGTCCAGTAACTGTCAGCTCCAGAACGAAGACATTTACATGAACTCCACTTTCCAGGAGTTTATCCAGATGTGTGTGAGGAAGCTCCGtggtgaggatgaggaggaggagctggtggTGGACTAT GTGGAGGTGGACATCAACAAAATGACAGTAAAGATGCCTCATCAGCTGTTTATAAATGGAGAGTTTGTGGATGCAGCAGGTGGAAAAACGTACAAGAGCATTAATCCAACCACCGGCACG GCCCTGTGCAATGTGTCCTTGGCTCAGATCAGTGATGTGGACAGAGCTGTAGCTGCTGCCAAAGAGGCCTTTGAGAACGGAGAATGGGGCAAAATGAACCCCCGAGACAGAGGCCGCCTCATCTACAA GTTAGCTGACCTGATGGAGCAGCACCAGGAGGAGCTGGCCACAATTGAGTCCCTGGACTCTGGTGCTGTCTATACTCTGGCCCTGAAGACTCACATTGGTATGTCTATACAGACCTTCCGCTATTTTGCTGGCTGGTGTGACAAAATTGAG GGCAGTACTATCCCCATCAACCAGGCCAGGCCCAATCGCAACATTACATTTACAAGAAGAGAACCCATCGG TGTGTGTGCTATAGTGATTCCCTGGAACTACCCTCTGATGATGCTGGCCTGGAAGACTGCAGCCTGTTTAGCTGCTGGGAACACTGTGGTCCTCAAGCCGGCTCAG GTGACCCCTCTGACTGCACTCAAATTTGCAGAGTTGGCTGCTAGAGCAGGATTTCCAAAGGGTGTCATAAACATTCTCCCAGGATCAG gtgCCCTGGTTGGTCAGCGGATGTCAGACCACCCTGATGTTCGTAAGCTTGGTTTCACTGGCTCAACTGAAATTGGCAAACACATCATGAAGAG cTGTGCTGTGAGTAATGTGAAAAAGGTTTCTCTGGAGCTCGGAGGAAAGTCACCTCTTATTATCTTCAGTGACTGTGACATGGACAAGGCAGTGCGGATG GGGATGAGCTCAGTGTTCTTCAATAAAGGAGAGAATTGCATTGCAGCGGGCAGACTGTTTGTGGAGGATACTATTCATGACCAGTTTGTCAAAAAAGTG gtggaggaggtgaagaaaATGAAGATCGGAGACCCACTGGACCGAGCGACAGACCACGGTCCTCAGAACCACAAAGCTCACTTGGACAAACTGGTGGAGTTCTGTCAGACTGGAGTGAAGGAGGGGGCTACACTGGTGTATGGGGGCAAGCAACTAGAGCGTCCAG GGTTCTTCTTTGAGCCCACCATCTTCACTGACGTACAGGACCACATGTTTATTGCCAAAGAAGAGTCATTTGGACCAGTTATGATCATATCCAAATTCAAGAGCGG CGAGGTAGATGACGTCCTGAGAAGGGCTAACGATACAGAATATGGACTGGCATCTGGAGTCTTCACAAAAGACATCAGCAAAGCCCTGTATGTCAGTGAGCGACTGAATGCAGGCACTGTTTTTGTCAACACGTACAATAAAACTGATGTAGCTGCACCTTTTGGTGGATTCAAACAGTCTGGATTTGGCAAAGACCTGG GAAAAGAAGCTTTGAACGAATACTTGAAGACAAAGGCAGTGactattgagtattga
- the aldh1l1 gene encoding cytosolic 10-formyltetrahydrofolate dehydrogenase isoform X2 → MTAKQTPWFIPMEVINHPKHGSIIYHPSLLPRHRGASAINWTLIHGDKKGGFTVFWADDGLDTGPILLQRECDVEPDDTVNSIYKRFLFPEGVKGTVEAVRLIAEGKAPRITQPQEGATYECIQKKANAKIDWNQTAEALHNWIRGNDKVPGAWAEVDGKNVTFYGSTLVGNGTAAQGQPLEIPGASQPGLVTKGGLMLFGNDGKTLLVKNLQFDDGKMIPASQYFSAGKTSAVELTEEEKALAEQMRAVWQSILTNVSQVQDSTDFFKSGAASMDVVRLVEEVKLLSSNCQLQNEDIYMNSTFQEFIQMCVRKLRGEDEEEELVVDYVEVDINKMTVKMPHQLFINGEFVDAAGGKTYKSINPTTGTALCNVSLAQISDVDRAVAAAKEAFENGEWGKMNPRDRGRLIYKLADLMEQHQEELATIESLDSGAVYTLALKTHIGMSIQTFRYFAGWCDKIEGSTIPINQARPNRNITFTRREPIGVCAIVIPWNYPLMMLAWKTAACLAAGNTVVLKPAQVTPLTALKFAELAARAGFPKGVINILPGSGALVGQRMSDHPDVRKLGFTGSTEIGKHIMKSCAVSNVKKVSLELGGKSPLIIFSDCDMDKAVRMGMSSVFFNKGENCIAAGRLFVEDTIHDQFVKKVVEEVKKMKIGDPLDRATDHGPQNHKAHLDKLVEFCQTGVKEGATLVYGGKQLERPGFFFEPTIFTDVQDHMFIAKEESFGPVMIISKFKSGEVDDVLRRANDTEYGLASGVFTKDISKALYVSERLNAGTVFVNTYNKTDVAAPFGGFKQSGFGKDLGKEALNEYLKTKAVTIEY, encoded by the exons ATGACGGCAAAGCAGACCCCTTGG TTCATCCCCATGGAGGTCATCAACCACCCCAAACATGGCTCCATCATCTACCATCCTTCTCTGCTGCCCCGCCACAGAGGAGCCTCTGCCATCAACTG GACTTTGATCCACGGTGATAAGAAAGGAGGCTTCACTGTATTTTGGGCAGATGATGGTCTGGACACTGGACCTATCCTGCTGCAGAGAGAGTGTGATGTGGAGCCAGATGACACGGTCAACTCCATCTACAAGAGGTTCCTGTTCCCTGAGGGCGTCAAGGGCACG GTAGAAGCAGTGAGGCTAATCGCAGAGGGAAAAGCTCCAAGGATCACCCAGCCACAAGAGGGCGCTACCTATGAGTGCATCCAGAAGAAGGCAAACGCAAAG ATTGACTGGAACCAGACAGCAGAAGCCCTTCACAACTGGATCAGAGGGAACGACAAAGTCCCTGGAGCATGGGCCGAAGTAGACGGAAAG AATGTGACTTTCTATGGCTCTACTCTGGTTGGAAATGGGACTGCAGCACAAGGACAGCCACTGGAGATCCCTGGGGCGAGTCAGCCTGGACTGGTGACCAAAGGAGGACTGATGCTGTTTGGCAATGATGGCAAAACA CTTTTGGTGAAGAACCTGCAGTTTGATGATGGAAAGATGATCCCTGCCTCGCAGTACTTCAGTGCAGGGAAGACCTCTGCTGTGGAgctgacagaggaggagaaagctCTGGCTGAGCAGATGAGA GCTGTGTGGCAAAGCATTCTGACCAATGTCAGTCAAGTCCAGGACTCCACGGACTTCTTTAAGTCTGGAGCAGCTTCCATGGATGTGGTCAG ACTTGTGGAAGAGGTGAAGCTGCTGTCCAGTAACTGTCAGCTCCAGAACGAAGACATTTACATGAACTCCACTTTCCAGGAGTTTATCCAGATGTGTGTGAGGAAGCTCCGtggtgaggatgaggaggaggagctggtggTGGACTAT GTGGAGGTGGACATCAACAAAATGACAGTAAAGATGCCTCATCAGCTGTTTATAAATGGAGAGTTTGTGGATGCAGCAGGTGGAAAAACGTACAAGAGCATTAATCCAACCACCGGCACG GCCCTGTGCAATGTGTCCTTGGCTCAGATCAGTGATGTGGACAGAGCTGTAGCTGCTGCCAAAGAGGCCTTTGAGAACGGAGAATGGGGCAAAATGAACCCCCGAGACAGAGGCCGCCTCATCTACAA GTTAGCTGACCTGATGGAGCAGCACCAGGAGGAGCTGGCCACAATTGAGTCCCTGGACTCTGGTGCTGTCTATACTCTGGCCCTGAAGACTCACATTGGTATGTCTATACAGACCTTCCGCTATTTTGCTGGCTGGTGTGACAAAATTGAG GGCAGTACTATCCCCATCAACCAGGCCAGGCCCAATCGCAACATTACATTTACAAGAAGAGAACCCATCGG TGTGTGTGCTATAGTGATTCCCTGGAACTACCCTCTGATGATGCTGGCCTGGAAGACTGCAGCCTGTTTAGCTGCTGGGAACACTGTGGTCCTCAAGCCGGCTCAG GTGACCCCTCTGACTGCACTCAAATTTGCAGAGTTGGCTGCTAGAGCAGGATTTCCAAAGGGTGTCATAAACATTCTCCCAGGATCAG gtgCCCTGGTTGGTCAGCGGATGTCAGACCACCCTGATGTTCGTAAGCTTGGTTTCACTGGCTCAACTGAAATTGGCAAACACATCATGAAGAG cTGTGCTGTGAGTAATGTGAAAAAGGTTTCTCTGGAGCTCGGAGGAAAGTCACCTCTTATTATCTTCAGTGACTGTGACATGGACAAGGCAGTGCGGATG GGGATGAGCTCAGTGTTCTTCAATAAAGGAGAGAATTGCATTGCAGCGGGCAGACTGTTTGTGGAGGATACTATTCATGACCAGTTTGTCAAAAAAGTG gtggaggaggtgaagaaaATGAAGATCGGAGACCCACTGGACCGAGCGACAGACCACGGTCCTCAGAACCACAAAGCTCACTTGGACAAACTGGTGGAGTTCTGTCAGACTGGAGTGAAGGAGGGGGCTACACTGGTGTATGGGGGCAAGCAACTAGAGCGTCCAG GGTTCTTCTTTGAGCCCACCATCTTCACTGACGTACAGGACCACATGTTTATTGCCAAAGAAGAGTCATTTGGACCAGTTATGATCATATCCAAATTCAAGAGCGG CGAGGTAGATGACGTCCTGAGAAGGGCTAACGATACAGAATATGGACTGGCATCTGGAGTCTTCACAAAAGACATCAGCAAAGCCCTGTATGTCAGTGAGCGACTGAATGCAGGCACTGTTTTTGTCAACACGTACAATAAAACTGATGTAGCTGCACCTTTTGGTGGATTCAAACAGTCTGGATTTGGCAAAGACCTGG GAAAAGAAGCTTTGAACGAATACTTGAAGACAAAGGCAGTGactattgagtattga
- the apobec2a gene encoding C->U-editing enzyme APOBEC-2a, translated as MADKSRLAMRRKEKEKKEDPEPVKNVKEVKEEGETPAENGEAPQENGEAAENGEPQVEPMELPPFEIITGDRIDPFVFKFQFKNVEYSSGRNKTFLCYLVDRGSAEGLLRGYLEDEHAGSHAEEAFFTQCLPDYDPAVKYTITWYMSSSPCAACAAKIAEVLKTRKSVKLSIFAARLFEWEEPEIQAGLKTLHAAGCKLRMMKPLDFSYTWDTFVEGDEQAFNLWEDCKDNYEYYQDKLADILQ; from the exons ATGGCTGATAAAAGTCGTTTGGCTATgagaagaaaggaaaaggagaaaaaagaagaCCCTGAGCCAgtcaaaaatgtgaaagaaGTGAAAGAGGAAGGGGAGACGCCAGCAGAGAATGGAGAGGCACCCCAGGAGAATGGAGAAGCGGCTGAGAATGGAGAGCCTCAAGTGGAGCCTATGGAGCTGCCCCCTTTTGAGATCATCACAGG GGACCGGATAGATCCATTTGTGTTCAAGTTTCAGTTCAAAAACGTGGAGTATTCGTCTGGACGGAACAAGACATTTCTGTGCTACCTGGTGGACCGGGGCAGTGCAGAGGGGCTGCTGAGGGGGTACCTGGAGGATGAGCACGCAGGGTCCCACGCAGAGGAGGCCTTCTTCACACAGTGTCTACCTGACTATGACCCTGCAGTCAAGTACACTATCACCTG GTACATGTCGTCCAGCCCATGTGCCGCCTGTGCTGCTAAGATCGCTGAGGTGCTCAAAACGAGGAAGAGTGTCAAGTTGAGTATTTTTGCAGCCCGTCTTTTtgagtgggaggagccagagatCCAGGCCGGGCTGAAGACCCTGCACGCTGCTGGATGTAAGCTGCGCATGATGAAGCCTCTGGACTTCTCTTACACCTGGGACACCTTTGTGGAGGGCGATGAGCAGGCCTTTAATCTGTGGGAAGACTGCAAGGACAACTATGAGTACTATCAGGACAAGCTGGCTGATATATTGCAGTAG
- the optc gene encoding opticin codes for MFLSLRWLTALFLFLLMSAGGAAPVEDPEDELLDLDIDEDLDLNFYDAFDYDDLDQEIDAPTLEATAEPEVDEEEEHHSHEQTPQTSTLPASNSLDFKTLELFGPNTGLGMPTCLLCVCLGGSVYCDDSDLEDIPPLPKDTTHFYGRFNKIEHIKSTTFMNLNKLQSIDLTGNDISEIDEAAFRPLPLLQQLILADNDVKMLPELPNSMRLIDLCNNKLKSSGMHIEVFQEMSDLEYLYLSDNDLDYVPTPLPLSLRVLHLQNNNIQSLHVDTFCNSHNPTFIRPNLEDIRLDGNPLNTHLFAAAYSCLSRLPVGSH; via the exons ATGTTCCTGTCCCTCAGATGGCTCACAGCCCTGTTCCTGTTCCTGCTCATGAGTGCTGGAGGGGCAGCTCCGGTGGAAGACCCAGAGGATGAGCTTCTGGACTTGGACATAGACGAAGACCTGGACCTCAACTTCTATGACGCTTTTGACTATGATGATCTGGACCAAGAG ATAGATGCTCCTACTCTAGAGGCCACTGCAGAGCCTGAGgtagatgaagaagaagagcaCCACTCCCACGAGCAGACTCCACAAACCAGCACACTCCCTGCATCCAACAGCCTGGACTTCAAAACTCTGGAACTGTTTGGCCCTAACACTGGCCTGG GAATGCCCACTTGTCTGCTGTGCGTGTGCCTTGGTGGGAGCGTGTATTGTGACGACTCTGATTTGGAGGATATTCCACCTCTTCCGAAAGACACCACTCACTTCTACGGGCGCTTCAACAAAATTGAACACATCAAGAGCACAACATTCATGAATCTCA ATAAACTCCAGTCCATAGACCTTACGGGGAATGACATCTCAGAGATTGATGAGGCTGCGTTTAGACCCTTGCCACTTCTGCAGCAGCTGATCTTGGCAGATAACGACGTGAAGATGTTGCCCGAACTTCCCAATAGTATGAGGCTCATCGACCTATGCAacaacaaactgaagagctCAGGAATGCACATAGAAGTATTCCAG GAAATGAGTGATCTGGAGTACCTGTACCTGTCTGATAATGACTTGGACTACGTTCCCACACCTTTGCCTCTAAGTCTTCGAGTGTTGCACCTCCAG AACAACAATATCCAGTCTCTTCATGTGGACACATTTTGCAACAGTCACAACCCCACATTCATTCGTCCAAACCTGGAGGACATCCGTCTTGATGGGAATCCCCTGAACACCCACCTGTTTGCTGCAGCGTACTCCTGCCTGTCCCGCCTGCCTGTGGGCTCACACTGA